In one Stenotrophomonas maltophilia genomic region, the following are encoded:
- a CDS encoding S41 family peptidase, which translates to MQICNGVRRAGATVVVLWAAQTMAATASASAVELPSPEAQVQMLQLLEARALYRDRVDWAGVRATLAAATDDAGRRQLLDDAATRSTGGHGRWIPPSLQRHRSGRAQRLKAGQDAASPMPWQADARVGVLQVSPFLDDPQAGEQARYDARRTYALALQHRIVALDDGTRCGWVVDLSGNGGGNMWPMLLGLLPLLQGTPDKEGAVIGGFRSAEGQRPWRQRDGEVLDGANSRLRSRQAAYALRGGPAPVAVVFGPRTASSGEAVALAFRGQPGSRSFGQPSAGYSTGNQPVPLVDGSMLLLTVNVMTDRQGQGDGRQLQPDQPTAPGASGLQAAQDWLLAQPACSGR; encoded by the coding sequence ATGCAGATCTGCAACGGAGTGCGCCGGGCGGGTGCGACGGTGGTCGTGCTGTGGGCTGCGCAGACGATGGCCGCAACGGCCTCGGCATCCGCGGTTGAACTGCCCTCACCGGAGGCGCAGGTGCAGATGCTGCAGCTGCTGGAGGCGCGCGCGCTGTATCGCGACCGTGTCGATTGGGCCGGTGTACGCGCGACGCTGGCCGCCGCAACCGATGATGCTGGCCGGCGCCAGTTGCTGGATGACGCCGCTACCCGCAGCACGGGCGGCCATGGCCGCTGGATTCCGCCCAGCCTGCAACGCCATCGTTCCGGGCGTGCGCAACGCTTGAAGGCCGGCCAGGATGCGGCATCGCCAATGCCGTGGCAGGCCGATGCGCGCGTCGGTGTACTGCAGGTGAGCCCGTTCCTGGACGATCCTCAGGCGGGCGAGCAGGCACGGTATGACGCTCGCAGAACCTACGCGCTGGCGCTGCAGCACCGCATCGTGGCCTTGGATGACGGCACGCGGTGCGGCTGGGTGGTGGATCTGTCCGGCAATGGCGGCGGCAACATGTGGCCCATGCTGCTGGGACTGCTGCCGTTGTTGCAGGGCACCCCGGATAAGGAAGGGGCCGTGATCGGCGGCTTCCGCAGCGCCGAAGGGCAACGGCCGTGGCGACAGCGCGACGGAGAGGTCCTGGATGGCGCGAATTCGCGGCTTCGCTCGCGCCAGGCGGCCTATGCGCTGCGCGGCGGTCCCGCACCGGTCGCGGTGGTGTTCGGCCCCCGTACTGCCAGTTCGGGCGAGGCCGTGGCGCTGGCCTTCCGCGGCCAGCCCGGCAGCCGCAGTTTCGGGCAGCCCAGTGCAGGCTATTCCACCGGCAATCAACCCGTGCCCCTGGTGGATGGCAGCATGCTGCTGCTGACCGTGAATGTCATGACCGACCGCCAGGGGCAGGGTGACGGTCGCCAGCTGCAGCCGGATCAGCCCACCGCCCCCGGAGCGTCCGGTCTGCAGGCCGCGCAGGACTGGCTGCTGGCCCAGCCCGCCTGCTCGGGGCGTTGA
- a CDS encoding acyltransferase family protein — MSAAPSARLGSIDALRGITVAAMLLVNNPGDWSAVFAPLRHSDWHGCTPTDLVFPFFLFLVGVSMAFSVAPRALDASKRPTLARGVLERALRILVAGALLHLLIWWALDTHHFRIWGVLQRIAVCAALVGLLAVYARLHVQVGVLVGLLVGYTVLLLGLGDLAPWTNPASRLDTALFAPWIYQWHADTGLGHDPEGLLSTLGALASTTLGLLAGALLRRGRAVALAGLGAATAVLGLLLAIVLPLNKQLWTPSYVLWTGGLAALALWLAHVLIDQKGWPAWGRRFGVNAITAYLGASVMSVALLATGAWGWVWQQLAAAMPGALELASMLQALAFVTLWWGVVWWLDRRRIYLKI, encoded by the coding sequence ATGAGTGCTGCGCCGTCAGCGCGCCTGGGCTCGATCGACGCCCTGCGCGGCATCACCGTGGCGGCGATGCTGCTGGTCAACAACCCAGGCGACTGGAGTGCGGTGTTCGCACCGCTACGTCATTCGGACTGGCATGGCTGCACGCCCACCGATCTGGTGTTCCCGTTCTTCCTGTTCCTGGTGGGCGTGTCGATGGCCTTCAGCGTGGCACCGCGCGCGCTCGATGCTTCGAAGCGACCCACACTGGCGCGTGGCGTGCTGGAGCGCGCGCTGCGCATCCTGGTAGCCGGCGCGTTGTTGCATCTGCTGATCTGGTGGGCGCTGGATACGCATCACTTCCGCATCTGGGGCGTGCTGCAACGCATCGCGGTGTGTGCGGCGCTGGTTGGCCTGCTGGCGGTGTATGCGCGGCTGCACGTGCAGGTCGGAGTGCTTGTCGGGCTGCTGGTGGGCTATACCGTGCTGCTGCTCGGCCTCGGTGATCTGGCGCCATGGACCAACCCGGCCAGCCGTCTGGATACCGCTCTGTTCGCCCCGTGGATCTACCAATGGCACGCCGATACCGGGCTTGGCCATGACCCGGAAGGGCTGCTGAGCACGCTGGGCGCGCTGGCCAGCACCACCCTGGGCCTGCTGGCCGGCGCACTGCTGCGCAGAGGTCGCGCTGTGGCGCTGGCAGGATTGGGCGCCGCAACGGCAGTGCTGGGCCTGCTGCTTGCCATTGTGCTGCCGTTGAACAAGCAGCTGTGGACGCCCAGCTACGTGCTGTGGACCGGAGGTCTTGCGGCGCTGGCCCTGTGGCTGGCGCATGTGCTGATCGACCAGAAGGGCTGGCCCGCGTGGGGCCGTCGTTTCGGCGTCAACGCGATCACCGCGTACCTGGGGGCCTCGGTGATGTCGGTGGCATTGTTGGCAACCGGCGCCTGGGGCTGGGTCTGGCAGCAGCTGGCGGCGGCGATGCCGGGTGCGCTGGAGCTGGCGTCGATGCTGCAGGCCCTGGCCTTCGTCACGCTGTGGTGGGGCGTCGTGTGGTGGCTGGACCGGCGCAGGATCTATCTCAAGATCTGA
- the nagA gene encoding N-acetylglucosamine-6-phosphate deacetylase — MATVLRNARILIGDDFRDDLAVLIEDGKISALLPDAAPQVGQAAEQVDLGGGWLLPGFIDVQVNGGGGALFNNTPDVAALRTIAQAHRRFGTTAMLPTLISDDVAVMREAIAALREAIAQGVPGVIGIHLEGPYIAPARKGTHDASKFRVPDAEEIALATSLDNGVTLLTLAPERVPLESIRALVERGVIVAAGHTAGTYEEIRAGLDAGVRGFTHLYNAMSPLQGREPGAVGAALEDRDSWIGIIVDGVHVHPASLRVALAAKPRGRLLLVTDAMPPVGADDPSYVLYGETITAVDGVVRNAAGALAGSALDMATAVRNTVHLLGQPLAEAARMASTYPAQFLNVDDRLGHIAEGYQADLVLLDDALQVRGTWIAGQYEAA, encoded by the coding sequence ATGGCAACCGTGCTGCGCAATGCCCGCATCCTGATCGGGGATGATTTCCGCGATGACCTGGCAGTGCTCATCGAGGACGGGAAGATCAGCGCGCTGCTCCCCGATGCCGCGCCGCAGGTGGGCCAGGCGGCCGAGCAGGTCGATCTCGGCGGCGGCTGGCTGCTGCCGGGTTTCATCGACGTGCAGGTCAATGGCGGTGGCGGCGCGCTGTTCAACAACACGCCGGACGTGGCGGCCCTGCGCACCATCGCGCAGGCGCACCGCCGTTTCGGCACCACCGCGATGCTGCCGACGCTGATCAGTGATGACGTGGCGGTGATGCGCGAGGCGATCGCCGCCTTGCGCGAAGCCATCGCTCAAGGCGTGCCCGGTGTCATCGGCATCCATCTGGAAGGGCCGTACATCGCCCCGGCACGGAAGGGGACCCACGACGCCAGCAAGTTCCGCGTGCCCGATGCGGAGGAGATCGCGCTGGCCACCTCGCTGGACAATGGCGTGACCCTGCTCACCCTTGCGCCGGAACGGGTACCGCTGGAGTCGATCCGCGCACTGGTGGAGCGCGGGGTGATCGTCGCGGCTGGACATACCGCTGGAACGTACGAAGAGATCCGCGCCGGCCTGGATGCCGGCGTGCGCGGCTTCACCCATCTGTACAACGCGATGTCGCCGCTGCAGGGCCGGGAGCCGGGCGCGGTGGGTGCCGCGCTGGAAGATCGCGACAGCTGGATCGGCATCATCGTCGACGGCGTGCACGTGCATCCGGCCAGCCTGCGGGTAGCGCTGGCGGCCAAGCCACGCGGCCGCCTGCTGCTGGTGACCGATGCGATGCCGCCGGTCGGCGCCGATGATCCCAGCTATGTGCTGTATGGCGAGACCATCACTGCCGTCGATGGGGTGGTGCGCAACGCAGCTGGCGCGCTGGCCGGCTCGGCACTGGACATGGCCACGGCCGTGCGCAACACCGTGCACCTGCTCGGCCAGCCGCTTGCCGAAGCGGCGCGCATGGCCTCGACCTATCCGGCGCAGTTCCTCAATGTGGACGACCGGCTGGGCCACATCGCCGAGGGTTACCAGGCCGACCTGGTGCTGCTGGACGATGCCCTGCAGGTGCGGGGCACCTGGATTGCCGGACAGTACGAGGCCGCCTGA
- a CDS encoding SIS domain-containing protein encodes MSLSDPTSTLMFAEAAEAADVVARQFSRNHATMETLAASLRAAPPPFVVTCARGSSDHAATYGKYLLETQLGLVVASASPSVGSVYAAPLQLRGALFIVISQSGKSPDLLRNAEAAKAAGARVVALVNVEDSPLAQLADTVIPLHAGPEKSVAATKSYLASLAALLQLATYWKQDSGLRAALELLPDALREAWQCDWTALADGLVDATNLFVLGRGLGLGAAQEAALKFKETCSLHAEAYSSAEVKHGPMALVGRGFPVLAFAQPDETGAGTRAVVEEFSARGAQVWMAGAAGNLPVAAAPHPLCAPLLTVQSFYRAINALALRRGFNPDLPPHLNKVTETV; translated from the coding sequence ATGTCGCTGTCCGACCCCACCTCCACCCTGATGTTCGCCGAAGCCGCTGAAGCGGCCGACGTCGTCGCCCGCCAGTTCTCGCGCAACCACGCCACGATGGAGACGCTGGCTGCCAGCCTGCGCGCCGCGCCACCCCCGTTCGTGGTCACCTGCGCGCGCGGCAGCTCCGATCATGCCGCCACCTACGGCAAGTACCTGCTGGAAACCCAGCTGGGCCTGGTGGTCGCCTCCGCCTCGCCGTCGGTGGGCTCGGTGTATGCCGCGCCGCTGCAGCTGCGCGGTGCACTGTTCATCGTCATCTCGCAGTCGGGCAAGAGTCCGGATCTGCTGCGCAATGCCGAAGCGGCCAAGGCCGCCGGCGCGCGCGTGGTCGCACTGGTCAATGTCGAGGATTCGCCGTTGGCGCAGCTGGCCGACACGGTGATTCCGCTGCATGCGGGCCCGGAGAAGAGTGTGGCCGCGACCAAGAGCTACCTGGCGTCGCTGGCGGCACTGCTGCAGCTGGCCACCTACTGGAAGCAGGACAGTGGCCTGCGCGCTGCGCTGGAGCTGCTGCCGGATGCATTGCGCGAGGCATGGCAGTGCGATTGGACGGCGCTGGCCGATGGCCTGGTGGACGCCACCAACCTGTTCGTGCTCGGGCGTGGGCTCGGCCTTGGCGCCGCGCAGGAGGCGGCGCTGAAGTTCAAGGAAACCTGCAGTCTGCATGCCGAGGCCTACAGCTCGGCCGAGGTCAAGCATGGCCCGATGGCGCTGGTCGGCCGCGGCTTCCCGGTGCTGGCTTTCGCCCAGCCCGATGAGACCGGCGCGGGCACACGTGCCGTGGTGGAGGAGTTCTCAGCGCGTGGTGCGCAGGTATGGATGGCCGGCGCCGCAGGCAACCTGCCGGTGGCTGCCGCGCCGCATCCGTTGTGCGCTCCGCTGCTCACCGTGCAGAGTTTCTACCGTGCGATCAATGCGCTGGCGCTGCGCCGCGGGTTCAACCCGGACCTGCCGCCGCATCTGAACAAGGTCACGGAGACCGTGTGA
- a CDS encoding LacI family DNA-binding transcriptional regulator has product MRRATIKDVAEKAKVSLKTVSRVINNEPSVMQATRARVLRAIAELDYEPDPSARNLRSGTTFVIGLVYDNPNPYHIIGVQNGVLAACRETGFGLQIHPCDSSSPLLADELADWVQRSRLAGLVLTAPMSERRDLVQALTARGIKLVRIIAATEDPADGACVFVDDREAAYEITEHLIQLGHQRIGFLWGGSSHRSSGERYAGYEAALKDYGMTVDKHLVVQGDYTFDDGFRGARRLLALREPPTAIFGSNDEIAAGVLAAAKSAGMNVPYDLSIAGFEDSPFSRQSWPPLTTAKQATEDIARHAARLLIAQLRSDAYDDAPAPLHNQGFVPQLVVRGSTAPMRPAGARPLPSDPA; this is encoded by the coding sequence ATGCGCAGAGCGACCATCAAGGACGTCGCGGAGAAGGCCAAGGTCTCTCTGAAGACCGTCTCGCGGGTGATCAACAACGAGCCCTCCGTGATGCAGGCCACCCGCGCACGGGTGCTGCGGGCGATCGCCGAGCTCGACTACGAGCCCGATCCGTCCGCGCGCAACCTGCGCAGCGGGACCACTTTCGTGATCGGGCTGGTCTACGACAACCCCAACCCGTACCACATCATCGGCGTGCAGAACGGCGTGCTGGCCGCGTGCCGGGAGACCGGCTTCGGCCTGCAGATCCACCCCTGCGACTCGAGCTCGCCCCTGTTGGCCGATGAACTGGCCGACTGGGTACAGCGCTCGCGCCTGGCCGGCCTGGTGCTGACCGCACCGATGTCCGAGCGCCGCGATCTGGTGCAGGCGCTGACCGCACGTGGCATCAAGCTGGTGCGCATCATCGCGGCGACCGAGGACCCGGCGGACGGAGCCTGCGTGTTCGTCGACGACCGCGAAGCGGCCTACGAGATCACCGAGCATCTGATCCAGCTGGGCCATCAGCGCATCGGCTTCCTGTGGGGTGGCAGCTCGCACCGCTCTTCCGGCGAACGCTATGCCGGCTACGAAGCGGCGCTGAAGGACTACGGCATGACCGTGGACAAGCATCTTGTGGTGCAGGGCGACTACACCTTCGACGACGGTTTCCGGGGCGCGCGCCGCCTGCTGGCGCTGCGCGAGCCGCCCACCGCCATCTTCGGTTCCAACGATGAAATCGCTGCGGGCGTGCTGGCCGCTGCCAAATCGGCGGGGATGAACGTGCCCTACGACCTGTCCATTGCCGGCTTCGAGGACAGCCCGTTCTCGCGCCAGTCCTGGCCGCCGTTGACCACCGCCAAGCAGGCCACCGAGGACATCGCACGCCACGCCGCGCGCCTGCTGATCGCGCAGCTGCGCAGCGATGCCTATGACGACGCGCCTGCACCGCTGCACAACCAGGGCTTCGTGCCGCAGCTGGTAGTGCGCGGGTCGACTGCGCCGATGCGTCCCGCCGGCGCCCGCCCACTCCCTTCCGATCCTGCCTGA
- a CDS encoding sugar MFS transporter: MSAVPAASARPNVATSIAIVGVLFFLIGFFTWLNGPLITFVKLAFELSEVGAFLVLMVFYLSYFFLALPSSWILRRTGMKKGLSLSLLVMAGGAALFGEFATQRWYPGALGGLFVIGSGLALLQTAINPYISILGPIETAARRIALMGICNKIAGMLAPVLIGTLVLHGIGDLDKQVQAADAVTKAALLNEFAAKIHAPYLAMAGLLVLLAVAVLFSPLPEIKSSEANATPTAAGAAERSSIFQFPHLWLGVLCLFVYVGVEVMAGDAIGTYGHGFDLPLDQTKMFTSLTLAAMLAGYVVGLLLIPRVVSQSRYLTVSAVLGVVFCLGAWATHGYVSVAFVALLGFANAMMWPAIFPLAIRGLGRFTETGSALLVMGIAGGAIIPQLFAVLKQHIDFQLVFVLLMVPCYLYILFYSVIGHRAGLPQER; encoded by the coding sequence ATGTCCGCCGTCCCCGCTGCAAGCGCGCGCCCGAACGTGGCCACCTCCATCGCCATCGTCGGCGTCCTGTTCTTCCTGATCGGCTTCTTCACCTGGCTCAACGGCCCGCTGATCACCTTCGTCAAGCTGGCCTTCGAGCTCAGCGAGGTCGGCGCCTTCCTGGTGCTGATGGTGTTCTACCTGTCCTATTTCTTCCTGGCCCTGCCGTCGTCGTGGATCCTGCGCCGCACCGGCATGAAGAAGGGCCTCAGCCTGAGCCTGCTGGTGATGGCCGGCGGCGCGGCACTCTTCGGTGAATTCGCGACGCAGCGCTGGTACCCCGGCGCGCTGGGCGGGCTGTTCGTGATCGGCAGCGGCCTGGCCCTGCTGCAGACGGCGATCAATCCCTACATCTCCATCCTCGGCCCGATCGAGACCGCAGCGCGTCGCATCGCGCTGATGGGCATCTGCAACAAGATCGCCGGCATGCTGGCGCCGGTGCTGATCGGCACCCTGGTGCTGCATGGCATCGGTGACCTGGACAAGCAGGTGCAGGCGGCCGACGCGGTCACCAAGGCGGCCCTGCTCAATGAGTTCGCCGCCAAGATCCATGCGCCGTACCTGGCGATGGCCGGCCTGCTGGTGCTGCTGGCCGTCGCCGTACTGTTCTCGCCGCTGCCGGAGATCAAGTCCTCCGAGGCCAACGCCACCCCGACGGCCGCCGGCGCGGCCGAGCGCAGCAGCATCTTCCAGTTCCCCCACCTGTGGCTGGGCGTGCTCTGCCTGTTCGTGTATGTCGGCGTGGAAGTGATGGCCGGTGATGCCATCGGTACCTATGGCCACGGCTTCGACCTGCCGCTGGACCAGACCAAGATGTTCACCTCGTTGACCCTGGCGGCGATGCTGGCTGGCTACGTGGTGGGCCTGCTGCTGATTCCCCGGGTGGTTTCGCAGTCGCGCTACCTGACCGTTTCGGCGGTACTGGGCGTGGTGTTCTGCCTCGGTGCTTGGGCCACCCACGGCTACGTTTCGGTGGCCTTCGTGGCCCTGCTGGGCTTTGCCAACGCAATGATGTGGCCGGCCATCTTCCCGCTGGCGATCCGTGGCCTGGGCCGTTTCACCGAGACCGGCTCGGCGCTGCTGGTGATGGGTATCGCCGGTGGCGCGATCATTCCGCAGTTGTTCGCCGTGCTCAAGCAGCACATCGATTTCCAGCTGGTGTTCGTGCTGCTGATGGTGCCGTGCTACCTGTACATCCTGTTCTACTCGGTCATCGGCCACCGCGCCGGCCTGCCGCAGGAGCGCTGA
- a CDS encoding glucokinase family protein, translating to MTASHPAPAHVLSRVAPSFLAADVGGTHVRVARVQASGDAAHPVQVLEYRKYRNADHAGLSAILSDFLGDGPRPAHCVVATAGYAREDGTVITANVPWPLSARQIEADVGVQQVHIVNDFEAVAYAAAQVDASGVLHLCGPESAPRGPTLVVGPGTGLGAALWIPTAHGPVVLATEAGQPTLAASTELEMAIVRHMQRERAHVSIEHAISGPGLMNLYRAVCALQGQQPTLASPDAVTAAAMAGTDAHARKALDVFCGLLGSTIGDMALFYGAHGGVYLAGGILPQIREYLRTSTFVERYLQKGPMGEALARIPVKVVEHGQLGVVGAASWYLQQSAA from the coding sequence GTGACCGCCAGCCATCCCGCCCCGGCCCATGTCCTGTCCCGCGTCGCGCCCTCGTTCCTGGCCGCCGACGTCGGCGGCACCCATGTGCGTGTCGCCCGGGTCCAGGCCAGCGGCGATGCCGCCCATCCGGTGCAGGTGCTGGAATACCGCAAGTATCGCAATGCCGACCACGCCGGCCTGAGTGCGATCCTGTCCGACTTCCTGGGCGACGGCCCGCGCCCGGCGCATTGCGTGGTGGCCACGGCCGGTTATGCGCGCGAAGACGGGACGGTCATCACTGCCAACGTGCCCTGGCCGCTGTCCGCGCGGCAGATCGAGGCCGACGTCGGCGTACAGCAGGTCCACATCGTCAACGACTTCGAAGCGGTGGCCTATGCCGCGGCACAGGTCGACGCCAGCGGCGTCCTGCACCTGTGTGGGCCGGAAAGCGCCCCGCGCGGACCGACCCTGGTGGTCGGTCCGGGTACGGGCCTGGGTGCGGCACTGTGGATCCCGACCGCCCATGGCCCGGTCGTGCTGGCTACCGAAGCCGGGCAACCTACGCTGGCCGCCAGCACCGAACTGGAAATGGCCATCGTCCGCCACATGCAGCGCGAGCGCGCTCACGTGTCGATCGAGCACGCAATCTCCGGCCCCGGCCTGATGAACCTGTACCGCGCGGTGTGCGCCCTGCAGGGACAGCAGCCCACCCTGGCCAGTCCGGACGCGGTCACCGCCGCGGCGATGGCCGGCACTGATGCGCACGCACGCAAGGCGCTGGATGTGTTCTGCGGCCTGCTCGGCAGCACCATCGGCGACATGGCCCTGTTCTACGGCGCCCATGGGGGCGTCTATCTGGCCGGCGGCATCCTGCCGCAGATCCGCGAGTACCTGCGCACCAGCACCTTCGTCGAGCGCTACCTGCAGAAGGGGCCGATGGGCGAAGCACTGGCACGCATCCCGGTGAAGGTGGTCGAGCACGGCCAGCTGGGCGTGGTCGGTGCTGCCAGCTGGTACCTGCAGCAGTCGGCCGCCTGA
- a CDS encoding TonB-dependent receptor, with the protein MNTRKTLLSAAIVSCLAFSAHAQQAAPTATDLDTVTVTGIRGSMEKSLDTKREANARVEVVTAEDVGKLPAHNVADTLQRLPGVNISSSSADEGGFDEADRVSLRGTSPSLTQTLINGHTVGSADWFVLSQGNNVGRSVSYSLLPSELVSSVEVNKSSQAKLQDGGTTGTVNIITRKPLEFAKPFSAEASVGAVRSDQAKSTDPQYSALFNYKNDANNFGVMLQAFYQKRELRREAQEIPGGFTRIGADDPVALTNPDLIGVAVPGLLGSTLFEQTRERKGGLVTIQFKPTDTLNLSLSGFSSKLEANNYNRNFMLWGGNFAKSQAPNPGYTVTDGVLSNATYAGVPGTNYGVYDMIYREATAKTNYVTFDADWQINDTLDMKFQAGTTKGTGETPRQFIAEVTLGQGGGASWATHGAGSPVDWNIGGDISPSGVTSFGTWGNQLVRAEDKEDWATLDFSQYFGTGVLNSVDFGVRFADHEREALSPEGATPGDIWSALQGSATANYPSGFAGDVGGTFPRNIWYYTPDALKNAIINNSTWLAGNDGPTGRHNYGAEWKVKEKNFAGYVQANFSGDWWSGNVGLRYVNIKQDINTYNAVSNAADADVSSLFGMWERTAFQNKRNRVLPSANIKFDLDDRLVLRVAASQTQTLPDYSALGASSWGSDLNKTGGGGNPNLKPTLSTNFDANLEWYFMPRGLLSVGAYHMDMKDYIAFDVVSRQLYSELTNQLETYQISTPINADGKVTGVEVAYEQPIGEYFGINANYTYANGTTAHTWSDGSHNLLGTSKNTYNVGAYFENERFGARVSYTHRSSFLISLSGTNPYYQDDFGTLSASLSYKATDWLSISLDALNLNNPTYKYYQTAAIPTSFYSNGRQYYLNFRFKY; encoded by the coding sequence ATGAACACCCGCAAGACCCTGCTTTCGGCCGCCATCGTCAGCTGCCTCGCTTTCAGCGCACATGCCCAGCAGGCTGCGCCGACCGCAACCGACCTGGACACCGTGACCGTCACCGGCATCCGTGGCTCGATGGAGAAGTCGCTGGATACCAAGCGCGAAGCCAACGCGCGCGTGGAAGTGGTGACCGCCGAAGACGTCGGCAAGCTGCCGGCGCACAATGTGGCCGACACCCTGCAGCGCCTGCCCGGCGTCAACATCAGTTCGTCCAGCGCCGACGAAGGCGGCTTCGATGAAGCCGACCGCGTCAGCCTGCGTGGCACCAGCCCGAGCCTGACCCAGACCCTGATCAACGGCCACACCGTCGGCTCGGCCGACTGGTTCGTACTCAGCCAGGGCAACAACGTCGGCCGCAGCGTCAGCTACTCGCTGCTGCCCTCCGAGCTGGTGAGCTCGGTGGAAGTGAACAAGTCCTCGCAGGCCAAGCTGCAGGATGGCGGCACCACCGGTACCGTCAACATCATCACGCGCAAGCCGCTGGAGTTCGCCAAGCCCTTCAGTGCGGAAGCCTCGGTAGGTGCGGTCCGTTCGGACCAGGCCAAGTCGACCGACCCGCAGTACTCGGCGCTGTTCAACTACAAGAATGACGCCAACAACTTCGGCGTGATGCTGCAGGCCTTCTACCAGAAGCGCGAGCTCCGCCGCGAGGCGCAGGAAATCCCGGGCGGTTTCACCCGGATCGGCGCCGATGATCCGGTGGCCCTCACCAATCCGGACCTGATCGGCGTGGCCGTCCCCGGCCTGCTGGGTTCGACCCTGTTCGAACAGACCCGCGAACGCAAGGGCGGGCTGGTGACCATCCAGTTCAAGCCGACCGATACGCTGAACCTGTCGCTTAGCGGCTTCTCCTCCAAGCTGGAAGCCAACAACTACAACCGCAATTTCATGCTGTGGGGCGGCAACTTCGCCAAGTCGCAGGCGCCGAACCCGGGCTACACCGTGACCGACGGCGTGCTGAGCAATGCCACCTACGCGGGCGTCCCGGGCACCAACTACGGTGTCTACGACATGATCTACCGTGAAGCCACGGCCAAGACCAACTACGTCACGTTCGACGCCGACTGGCAGATCAACGACACCCTGGACATGAAGTTCCAGGCCGGTACCACCAAGGGCACCGGTGAAACCCCGCGCCAGTTCATTGCTGAAGTCACGCTCGGCCAGGGCGGCGGTGCCAGCTGGGCAACGCACGGCGCCGGTTCGCCGGTGGACTGGAACATCGGCGGCGACATCAGCCCCAGCGGCGTCACCAGTTTCGGCACGTGGGGCAACCAGCTGGTCCGCGCCGAAGACAAGGAAGACTGGGCCACGCTGGACTTCAGCCAGTATTTCGGCACCGGCGTGCTGAACTCCGTGGACTTCGGCGTGCGCTTCGCCGACCACGAACGCGAAGCGCTCTCGCCGGAAGGTGCGACCCCGGGTGACATCTGGTCCGCACTGCAGGGCAGCGCCACCGCCAACTATCCCAGCGGCTTCGCCGGTGATGTCGGCGGCACCTTCCCGCGCAACATCTGGTACTACACGCCGGATGCACTGAAGAACGCGATCATCAACAACTCCACCTGGCTGGCCGGCAACGATGGCCCCACCGGCCGCCACAACTACGGTGCCGAGTGGAAGGTGAAGGAGAAGAACTTCGCCGGCTACGTGCAGGCCAACTTCAGCGGCGACTGGTGGAGCGGCAACGTCGGCCTGCGCTACGTCAACATCAAGCAGGACATCAACACCTACAACGCGGTCAGCAATGCCGCCGATGCCGATGTGAGCAGCCTGTTCGGCATGTGGGAGCGCACCGCCTTCCAGAACAAGCGCAACCGCGTCCTGCCCAGCGCCAACATCAAGTTCGACCTGGACGACAGGCTGGTGCTGCGCGTGGCCGCGTCGCAGACCCAGACCCTGCCGGATTATTCGGCCCTGGGCGCTTCGTCGTGGGGTTCGGACCTGAACAAGACCGGCGGCGGTGGCAACCCGAACCTGAAGCCGACCCTGTCCACGAACTTCGACGCCAACCTGGAGTGGTACTTCATGCCGCGCGGCCTGCTGTCGGTCGGTGCGTACCACATGGACATGAAGGACTACATCGCCTTCGACGTGGTCTCGCGCCAGCTGTACAGCGAACTGACCAACCAGCTCGAGACCTACCAGATCTCCACCCCGATCAATGCCGACGGCAAGGTCACCGGCGTGGAAGTGGCCTATGAGCAGCCGATCGGCGAGTACTTCGGCATCAACGCCAACTACACCTACGCCAACGGCACCACGGCCCACACCTGGTCCGACGGTTCGCACAACCTGCTGGGTACCTCGAAGAACACCTACAACGTGGGGGCCTACTTCGAGAACGAGCGTTTCGGAGCACGCGTCAGCTACACGCACCGCTCGTCGTTCCTGATCAGCCTGTCGGGCACCAACCCGTACTACCAGGATGATTTCGGCACGCTGTCGGCCTCGTTGAGCTACAAGGCCACCGACTGGCTGAGCATCAGCCTGGATGCGCTGAACCTCAACAACCCGACCTACAAGTACTACCAGACCGCGGCCATTCCGACGTCGTTCTACAGCAACGGCCGCCAGTACTACCTCAACTTCCGCTTCAAGTACTGA